The proteins below are encoded in one region of Prevotella melaninogenica ATCC 25845:
- the mutY gene encoding A/G-specific adenine glycosylase codes for MNFAVTLLQWFKNNGRSLPWRETKDAYAIWLSEVILQQTRIVQGMSYWERFMAKWPTVNDLAAATENEVLKAWQGLGYYSRARNLHTAAQQVMELGGFPQTFKELKTLKGVGDYTAAAIASIAFGEPVAVVDGNVYRVLSRYYGIETPIDSTEGKKEFQTLAQSLLPINEPADYNEAIMDFGATQCTPNSPHCSACPLCETCVAFREQRIDELPVKSKKVKQRERHFTYLCIEYEGKIAIHQRGAGDIWQGLWEFPQEEHLTSSEDSAWKTEAQLLQKGVKHILTHQILLADIYLWQPTRRPQLPSEFIWIEKQDLENYALPRLIEILLKAVPA; via the coding sequence ATGAATTTCGCAGTAACACTCCTTCAATGGTTCAAAAATAACGGACGTTCTCTACCTTGGCGAGAGACAAAGGATGCATACGCTATCTGGCTGAGTGAGGTTATTTTACAGCAAACTCGTATCGTTCAAGGTATGAGTTATTGGGAACGTTTTATGGCAAAATGGCCCACCGTTAACGACCTCGCTGCTGCCACTGAGAACGAAGTGCTAAAGGCTTGGCAGGGTTTGGGTTACTATTCTCGTGCAAGAAACCTCCATACGGCAGCACAACAGGTGATGGAATTAGGTGGATTCCCACAGACTTTCAAAGAATTAAAGACTCTGAAAGGTGTAGGCGATTATACTGCTGCTGCCATTGCTTCTATTGCTTTTGGCGAACCAGTTGCTGTGGTAGACGGCAACGTTTATCGTGTGCTTTCTCGCTATTATGGCATCGAGACACCTATTGATAGCACCGAAGGGAAGAAGGAGTTTCAAACACTCGCTCAATCTCTTTTACCTATAAATGAACCGGCAGACTACAACGAAGCTATTATGGACTTTGGCGCAACGCAGTGTACACCAAATTCTCCTCATTGCAGTGCTTGTCCACTCTGCGAAACATGCGTTGCTTTCCGTGAACAACGCATTGATGAACTACCAGTAAAAAGCAAAAAAGTGAAACAACGGGAACGTCATTTCACCTATCTTTGTATTGAATATGAAGGAAAGATTGCCATCCACCAACGTGGTGCGGGTGACATTTGGCAAGGACTATGGGAGTTTCCACAGGAAGAACACCTTACATCATCTGAAGACTCTGCGTGGAAAACAGAAGCGCAGCTACTACAAAAGGGGGTAAAGCATATTCTTACCCATCAGATTCTTCTTGCAGACATCTACCTTTGGCAGCCTACGAGGCGTCCACAACTGCCCTCTGAATTCATATGGATTGAAAAGCAAGACCTTGAAAATTATGCTTTACCACGGCTAATTGAGATTCTGTTAAAGGCAGTTCCTGCCTAA
- a CDS encoding MGS-like domain protein → MAGKKQIKTALISVFHKDGLEDLLKKLDAEGVKFLSTGGTQEFIESLGYPCQKVEDVTSYPSILGGRVKTLHPKVFGGILSRRDNESDQAQMQKYEIPFIDLVIVDLYPFEQTVASGASAEDIIEKIDIGGISLIRAGAKNFKDVVIVPSKAEYPVLLQILNTNGAQTDIEDRKMFAERAFGVSSHYDKAIHSWFATE, encoded by the coding sequence ATGGCTGGTAAAAAACAAATTAAGACTGCTCTTATTTCGGTTTTTCATAAAGATGGACTTGAGGATTTGCTCAAGAAGTTAGATGCGGAAGGTGTGAAATTCTTAAGTACAGGTGGTACACAAGAGTTCATCGAATCATTAGGATACCCATGTCAAAAGGTAGAAGACGTAACATCTTATCCTTCTATCCTTGGAGGTCGTGTGAAGACCCTTCATCCAAAGGTCTTTGGAGGAATCCTTTCTCGCCGTGATAATGAAAGTGATCAGGCACAGATGCAGAAATATGAAATACCTTTCATTGATCTTGTTATCGTAGATCTTTATCCGTTTGAGCAGACAGTTGCCAGTGGTGCCAGCGCAGAAGACATCATTGAGAAGATTGATATCGGTGGTATTTCACTGATACGTGCAGGAGCAAAGAATTTTAAGGATGTTGTTATCGTGCCAAGTAAGGCAGAATATCCAGTGTTGCTCCAGATCCTCAATACAAATGGTGCGCAGACAGATATCGAAGACCGAAAGATGTTTGCAGAGCGTGCTTTTGGTGTTAGCAGTCACTATGATAAAGCTATCCATAGCTGGTTTGCGACAGAATAA